From one Paenibacillus sp. FSL K6-1330 genomic stretch:
- a CDS encoding general stress protein produces the protein MANNNNGKMSREEAGRLGGEATANKHDKEFYQEIGRKGGEATSRSHDKDFYQDIGKKGGESTSNSHDKEFYQEIGQKGGEATSDSHGREFYEDIGRKGGEATSDSHGREFYQEIGQQGGEARSGSDSNGDGKMSREEAGRKGGEARARQRQRGN, from the coding sequence ATGGCTAATAACAACAATGGAAAGATGAGCCGTGAAGAAGCAGGACGTTTAGGTGGAGAAGCAACTGCGAACAAACATGACAAAGAATTCTACCAAGAAATCGGACGGAAGGGCGGCGAAGCAACTTCCCGTTCCCATGACAAAGACTTTTATCAGGATATCGGTAAAAAAGGCGGAGAATCCACGTCAAACTCCCATGATAAGGAATTTTATCAGGAAATCGGCCAGAAGGGCGGGGAAGCGACTTCCGACTCTCATGGCAGAGAATTCTATGAGGACATCGGACGTAAAGGCGGCGAGGCTACCTCGGATTCCCACGGACGTGAGTTCTATCAAGAGATTGGGCAGCAGGGCGGCGAAGCCAGAAGCGGCAGCGACAGCAACGGGGATGGCAAGATGAGCCGCGAAGAAGCGGGCCGCAAAGGCGGCGAGGCGAGAGCTAGGCAGCGCCAGCGGGGGAACTAA
- a CDS encoding CGNR zinc finger domain-containing protein, which yields MLWDDFINSEWHDWRGSGRSEDRLAREDWLTDFIDEYNLPISVPLTPDELGLLRQLRSFLLTCIQHIVAGESPSPMEIEELNRWMAAGPVIRQLKIDEDQKFVLAYILQNPGLQEAAAEIAGSFAQAIEQGELSRFRICTNPDCLWVYYDDTRNRSKRYCDDKMCGNLMKVRRFRAKKKQPSSGSES from the coding sequence ATGTTATGGGATGATTTTATAAACAGCGAATGGCATGACTGGAGAGGCAGCGGCCGATCCGAGGATCGGCTTGCCCGTGAGGATTGGCTCACCGATTTTATAGACGAGTACAATCTCCCAATCTCCGTTCCGCTGACTCCGGATGAACTGGGGCTGCTGAGGCAGCTTCGTTCCTTCCTATTGACGTGTATTCAACACATCGTCGCGGGAGAGTCTCCTTCCCCCATGGAGATAGAGGAATTAAACCGCTGGATGGCTGCCGGACCTGTTATTCGCCAGCTCAAGATAGATGAGGATCAAAAATTTGTACTGGCTTATATCCTGCAAAACCCTGGCCTGCAAGAAGCGGCTGCCGAGATTGCCGGCTCCTTTGCGCAAGCCATCGAGCAAGGCGAGTTATCCCGGTTTCGCATCTGTACGAATCCCGATTGTCTCTGGGTATATTACGACGACACGCGAAACCGTTCCAAACGATATTGCGATGATAAAATGTGCGGCAATCTGATGAAGGTCAGACGGTTTCGGGCGAAGAAAAAGCAGCCATCTTCGGGCAGCGAGAGTTAA
- a CDS encoding SprT family protein, protein MVTMNEMSNEELQAWVEKVSLESFRVPFRHKATFNRRLSSTGGRYFMKSHHIEINPHQLATHGREEVEKIIKHELCHYHLHIAGRGYRHRDADFKNLLQAVGGSRFCKSLPKGKAAGRREPEPYRYKLRCSACGTEYLRKRKMNPARYRCGKCAGRLTLLKLDSPMKS, encoded by the coding sequence ATGGTGACGATGAACGAGATGAGCAATGAAGAACTGCAGGCATGGGTTGAGAAAGTCTCGCTGGAGAGCTTTCGGGTTCCGTTCAGGCACAAGGCGACGTTTAACCGGCGATTGTCCTCAACAGGCGGCCGCTATTTCATGAAAAGCCATCATATCGAGATCAATCCGCATCAACTGGCTACGCACGGCAGGGAAGAGGTGGAGAAGATCATCAAGCATGAGCTGTGCCATTATCATCTGCATATTGCGGGCAGGGGATATCGGCATCGGGACGCTGATTTTAAAAACCTGCTGCAAGCCGTTGGAGGGAGCCGTTTCTGCAAGTCCTTGCCGAAGGGCAAGGCTGCGGGCCGTCGGGAGCCGGAACCTTATCGATATAAACTTCGCTGCAGTGCCTGCGGAACGGAATACCTCCGTAAACGGAAGATGAATCCGGCTCGTTATCGGTGCGGAAAGTGCGCCGGACGCCTTACGCTTCTGAAACTTGACTCCCCTATGAAGTCATGA
- a CDS encoding AraC family transcriptional regulator, giving the protein MVNLSTNSSSKKDSREYSGLMAGLWNMDIVHGPELSLEQQLAVQPALIIPLSGETCLQQAEQITRMNKGCVYFCAAGSTFGITSADLKSSEEHEQVSVAILHFSFMEGVSGSGRLHEVDGATLMPYDGIFVISSPDRLNLVCRSMYKDFHSKEPMKQWRVQLDFQELLYTMIAECSPYSKNDKRQALERVKEYIEEHYDEDLTIEQLANLSELSPKYFVEVYKKTYGCSAMDYLAHVRMNKAKQLMLGSDSLLREVAHMVGYKDEFYFSRKFKKAFGISPSVYMKTRKNKLAMYGSTALLGYAMPLDFTPYAAPLHPKWSQHYYNILGPDIPVHLDAYRQNHNKYANLEKLASARPELIVCAQGVEDWEKEQLRLIAPLYEMPAEQEGWQFNLLGLAKLLNKLPEAERWIETFHHKISTYREKLPTEMMDARTLLTARLHQDELIAYNHPGMKELLFDYFNFQPAMPMDWEDEGCLTIEQIKESRADHILLLIRQDSETLANWRKLQATPEWMTIPAVREGTFHPLSSYPWREYSPIAMEQMAEEAFRLFSGNCP; this is encoded by the coding sequence ATGGTAAACCTATCGACGAATAGCAGTAGCAAAAAAGATTCACGTGAATACAGCGGGCTTATGGCCGGTTTATGGAATATGGATATTGTTCATGGGCCTGAGCTCTCCTTGGAGCAGCAGTTGGCAGTGCAGCCAGCCCTGATCATCCCGCTGAGCGGAGAAACCTGTTTACAACAGGCAGAGCAAATCACCCGTATGAATAAGGGATGTGTTTATTTTTGTGCAGCAGGGTCTACTTTCGGAATTACGAGTGCCGATCTCAAGAGTTCCGAGGAACACGAGCAAGTTTCGGTTGCAATACTTCATTTTAGTTTCATGGAAGGTGTCTCAGGCAGCGGTCGATTGCATGAGGTGGACGGCGCCACTCTCATGCCCTATGATGGCATCTTTGTCATTAGCTCTCCGGACCGCTTGAATCTCGTCTGTCGGTCGATGTATAAGGATTTTCATAGCAAGGAGCCCATGAAGCAGTGGAGGGTTCAGTTGGATTTTCAAGAGCTGTTATATACGATGATTGCCGAATGCAGCCCATACTCCAAGAATGATAAGCGGCAAGCGCTGGAGCGGGTGAAGGAATATATCGAGGAACATTATGATGAAGATTTAACGATTGAACAATTGGCGAACCTCTCCGAGTTAAGTCCTAAATATTTTGTAGAAGTATATAAGAAGACGTATGGGTGCAGCGCAATGGATTATTTGGCCCATGTCCGTATGAACAAGGCGAAGCAGCTGATGCTGGGCTCCGATTCTTTGCTGCGTGAAGTGGCGCATATGGTGGGGTATAAGGATGAATTTTATTTTAGCCGCAAGTTCAAGAAGGCATTCGGGATCTCTCCCTCGGTGTATATGAAGACAAGGAAAAATAAACTGGCGATGTACGGCTCCACAGCCCTCCTGGGTTACGCCATGCCGCTGGATTTCACGCCGTATGCGGCTCCGCTTCATCCGAAGTGGTCACAGCATTACTATAACATTCTTGGGCCGGATATCCCGGTCCATCTGGATGCATACCGCCAGAATCATAACAAATATGCCAATCTGGAGAAGCTGGCCTCGGCACGTCCGGAGCTCATCGTCTGCGCACAGGGGGTGGAGGATTGGGAGAAGGAACAGCTTCGGCTGATTGCCCCCCTCTACGAAATGCCGGCAGAGCAGGAAGGGTGGCAGTTTAATCTGCTAGGTCTCGCTAAATTGCTGAACAAGCTGCCTGAAGCAGAGCGATGGATTGAAACGTTTCATCATAAAATATCGACTTACCGTGAGAAGCTCCCCACTGAAATGATGGATGCACGCACGCTTTTGACCGCACGCCTGCATCAGGATGAACTGATAGCTTACAACCATCCGGGCATGAAGGAACTATTATTTGATTATTTCAATTTTCAGCCGGCTATGCCTATGGATTGGGAGGATGAAGGATGTTTAACGATTGAGCAGATCAAGGAGAGCCGCGCAGACCATATCCTGCTCTTGATCCGTCAGGATTCGGAAACGCTGGCGAATTGGAGGAAATTGCAGGCAACGCCGGAGTGGATGACCATTCCCGCGGTGCGAGAAGGAACGTTCCATCCATTATCCTCTTACCCTTGGCGCGAATACTCTCCCATTGCGATGGAGCAGATGGCGGAAGAGGCCTTCCGGTTGTTTTCCGGAAATTGTCCATGA
- a CDS encoding GNAT family N-acetyltransferase, whose translation MSIKRVTQAELTWVNQQYEHIGFQPSSLDNEIIAIVMSQDDYAGIGRLVKLNDHEAELGGIYILDKFRGQSLAHEIVTFLVEESKRLGLDTVYCIPFEELQHFYKKLFKKSAFDHEVNQEVTRHRILNSPGTSGAHVPKTYAPLLSP comes from the coding sequence ATGAGCATCAAAAGGGTAACTCAAGCAGAATTGACTTGGGTCAATCAACAATACGAACACATCGGCTTTCAGCCAAGTTCACTGGACAATGAAATTATTGCCATCGTCATGTCGCAAGACGACTACGCAGGGATCGGCCGATTGGTTAAACTTAATGACCACGAGGCGGAGCTCGGCGGTATTTATATTCTGGACAAGTTTAGAGGACAGTCCCTGGCACACGAAATCGTCACGTTTCTTGTAGAGGAATCAAAAAGATTGGGCCTAGATACGGTATACTGCATTCCGTTTGAAGAGCTGCAGCATTTCTATAAGAAGTTGTTCAAAAAGTCCGCTTTTGATCACGAAGTAAATCAAGAAGTAACTCGGCATCGAATCTTGAATTCACCCGGGACTTCCGGTGCTCACGTACCTAAAACGTACGCTCCGCTCCTCAGTCCCTAG
- a CDS encoding Tex family protein: MSELEAVVEVNEEQIRKEESKRIVKQIAKELQLSEKQVRTTVELLDEGNTIPFIARYRKEMTGELDENQLRDIEERTGYLRNLEVRKREVIRIIEEQGKLTEDLKASITAAVKLQEVEDLYRPYKQKRKTRASVAKEKGLEPLSEWIWSQPKQADVMVEAAKYVDEEKGVASAEEAVQGAMDILAENIADDATVRSWVRRYSLDHGILTSEAKDTEVESVYENYYNYRELAKKMPPHRILAINRGERENILKVGLDVPSDSIHAYIGKQVLKGPSAVTDILTAVIEDSYKRLIAPSIEREVRGELTEKGENQAISIFAGNLRSLLLQPPVKGRCVLGVDPAYRTGCKLAVVDDTGKLLEVAVTYPTPPANKKQEAAAKIKELIAKYGIKLIVIGNGTASRETEQFVAEEVIAELADPELAYLIVNEAGASVYSASKLAQEEFPDLDVAERSAASIARRVQDPLAELVKIDPKSIGVGQYQHDVTQKHLEESLKAVVESAVNHVGVDVNTASPSLLSYVAGINATIAKNIVKYREENGKFVSRKQLQKVPRLGAKTYEQCVGFMRISEGENILDRTPIHPESYAVVDRLFQELQVSLDKLGSKELAELLDAQQPENLAVKLEVGVPTLRDILDSLQRPGRDPREELPLPIFRQDVLKIEDLMPGMELQGTVRNVIDFGAFVDIGIKSDGLVHISQLSDGFVKHPMDVVSVGDNVTVWVLNVDLKKGRVGLTMRKPKDQ; encoded by the coding sequence TTGTCTGAATTAGAAGCTGTTGTGGAAGTAAATGAGGAACAGATTCGCAAGGAAGAATCGAAACGGATCGTGAAGCAGATCGCAAAGGAGCTTCAATTGTCCGAAAAACAGGTGCGTACGACCGTTGAACTTCTGGATGAGGGCAATACCATACCGTTTATTGCGCGTTACCGTAAGGAAATGACAGGCGAACTGGATGAGAACCAATTACGTGATATTGAAGAGCGGACAGGTTATTTGCGCAATTTGGAGGTCCGTAAGCGGGAAGTCATTCGCATCATAGAGGAGCAAGGCAAGCTAACAGAAGATCTGAAGGCGTCGATTACGGCCGCCGTTAAGCTGCAGGAGGTAGAGGATCTATACCGTCCGTATAAGCAGAAACGTAAAACCCGGGCCAGCGTCGCCAAGGAAAAAGGACTTGAGCCGCTGTCGGAGTGGATATGGTCGCAGCCGAAGCAGGCTGATGTGATGGTTGAGGCAGCCAAGTATGTTGATGAGGAGAAGGGTGTGGCTTCGGCAGAAGAGGCTGTGCAAGGCGCGATGGATATATTGGCCGAAAACATTGCCGATGACGCAACCGTTCGTTCCTGGGTACGCAGATACAGCCTGGACCACGGCATATTGACCTCAGAGGCGAAGGATACCGAAGTGGAATCCGTATACGAGAACTATTACAATTATCGGGAATTGGCGAAGAAAATGCCGCCGCACCGGATTTTGGCCATTAACCGGGGAGAGCGCGAGAATATTCTGAAGGTGGGGCTTGATGTTCCTTCCGATTCCATTCACGCGTATATCGGCAAGCAGGTGCTTAAAGGTCCATCTGCCGTCACGGATATTCTTACGGCGGTGATCGAGGATTCATACAAGCGTCTTATTGCCCCATCGATTGAACGGGAAGTGCGGGGTGAGCTGACGGAAAAAGGGGAGAACCAGGCAATCTCCATCTTTGCGGGGAACCTGCGCAGCCTGCTGCTGCAGCCGCCGGTGAAAGGTCGCTGTGTGCTGGGCGTTGACCCGGCTTACCGTACCGGTTGTAAGCTTGCGGTGGTCGATGATACAGGCAAGCTGCTTGAGGTAGCTGTAACCTATCCGACGCCGCCGGCCAACAAGAAGCAGGAGGCGGCCGCGAAGATTAAAGAGCTGATTGCAAAATACGGCATCAAGCTTATTGTCATTGGAAACGGTACGGCATCCCGTGAAACGGAGCAATTCGTAGCCGAAGAAGTCATTGCGGAACTTGCTGACCCTGAGCTGGCTTACCTCATCGTCAATGAAGCGGGAGCAAGCGTGTACTCGGCCTCGAAGCTGGCTCAGGAAGAGTTCCCTGATCTGGATGTTGCCGAGCGCAGCGCAGCCTCGATCGCACGCCGTGTGCAGGATCCGCTGGCCGAGCTGGTGAAGATCGATCCGAAATCGATCGGTGTGGGCCAATATCAGCATGACGTCACCCAGAAGCATCTGGAGGAGAGCCTGAAAGCCGTCGTAGAGTCTGCGGTTAACCATGTCGGGGTGGATGTGAATACGGCATCGCCGTCACTACTCTCCTATGTGGCTGGCATCAATGCCACCATTGCCAAAAATATCGTGAAATACCGGGAAGAGAACGGGAAGTTTGTCAGCCGGAAGCAGCTGCAGAAGGTTCCGCGTCTCGGTGCCAAGACCTATGAACAGTGCGTGGGCTTTATGCGGATATCGGAAGGCGAGAACATACTGGATCGCACCCCGATTCACCCGGAATCCTATGCGGTGGTTGACCGTTTGTTCCAGGAGCTTCAGGTAAGTCTGGACAAGCTCGGCAGCAAGGAGCTCGCTGAACTGCTGGATGCCCAGCAGCCGGAGAACCTTGCCGTGAAGCTGGAGGTTGGTGTACCGACCCTGCGCGATATTCTGGACAGCTTGCAGCGTCCGGGACGCGATCCGCGGGAGGAGCTGCCGCTGCCGATTTTCCGCCAGGACGTGCTGAAGATCGAGGATCTTATGCCGGGAATGGAGCTGCAGGGAACGGTACGCAATGTCATCGATTTTGGCGCCTTTGTGGATATCGGCATCAAGAGCGATGGCCTGGTGCATATTTCCCAGCTGAGCGATGGATTTGTCAAACACCCGATGGATGTTGTCTCTGTGGGGGATAACGTTACCGTGTGGGTGCTGAATGTAGATTTGAAAAAAGGCCGCGTCGGATTGACGATGCGCAAGCCGAAAGATCAGTGA
- a CDS encoding hydrolase/acyltransferase: MPNMRYVILKGQDELLFVEMPSDYAYQLSALNLRLNKEIDKLTAAGKPQLPLAVAECDNLDLLQESLSIQGGLEYINELEQAFASLKETEYPLISLLTEIRALQAQLEQWYEEEAL; this comes from the coding sequence ATGCCAAACATGCGCTACGTTATTTTAAAAGGACAGGACGAGCTGTTATTTGTCGAAATGCCCAGTGACTATGCTTACCAGCTCAGTGCTTTAAATTTACGCCTCAATAAGGAAATCGATAAACTCACCGCCGCAGGCAAACCTCAGCTGCCACTTGCTGTAGCCGAATGCGACAATCTGGATTTGCTGCAGGAATCGCTGAGCATTCAAGGTGGTCTGGAATACATAAATGAGCTTGAGCAAGCCTTTGCTTCCCTTAAGGAAACGGAATATCCACTCATCTCGCTGCTTACCGAAATTCGGGCTCTCCAAGCGCAGCTTGAGCAATGGTACGAGGAAGAAGCGTTATAA
- the cmpA gene encoding cortex morphogenetic protein CmpA, translating to MPQWLCNQLTRAFRKKDRRQIKLLNECWYFYRNSPGEENSNAR from the coding sequence TTGCCGCAATGGCTCTGCAATCAATTGACACGCGCTTTTCGCAAAAAGGACAGACGTCAGATCAAGCTGCTGAACGAATGCTGGTACTTTTACCGAAATTCCCCGGGCGAAGAAAATTCGAATGCCCGTTAG
- a CDS encoding DinB family protein: MNMKELLLQNWDYAMGQEDWYPPILPALKDVTVEQALWKPEGQAANSIWENVQHLRYYKQRLLGRLEGTPLHNEGIGNDETFLIHETSEDAWNTAREQLQEVHAALRQKIEEMPEAEVIESPQRILSLIMHDAYHTGQIVFLRKLQGSWPAKRSDL; the protein is encoded by the coding sequence ATGAACATGAAGGAATTGCTGCTCCAAAACTGGGATTATGCGATGGGGCAAGAGGATTGGTATCCGCCGATTCTTCCTGCCTTGAAGGATGTTACGGTTGAGCAGGCTTTGTGGAAACCGGAAGGGCAGGCGGCGAATTCCATATGGGAGAACGTGCAGCATTTGCGGTATTACAAACAGCGTCTGCTCGGAAGATTGGAAGGGACACCGCTCCATAATGAAGGGATTGGTAACGACGAGACGTTTCTCATTCACGAAACAAGTGAGGACGCATGGAATACGGCTCGGGAGCAGCTTCAGGAAGTTCATGCTGCGTTAAGACAGAAGATTGAGGAGATGCCGGAGGCGGAGGTCATCGAATCGCCGCAGCGAATACTTAGCTTAATCATGCATGATGCATATCATACGGGGCAAATTGTTTTTCTCCGGAAGCTGCAGGGGTCCTGGCCAGCTAAACGCAGCGATCTATAA